The following coding sequences lie in one Clostridiaceae bacterium genomic window:
- the rpsC gene encoding 30S ribosomal protein S3: MGQKVNPHGLRIGIIKDWDTKWYANDKNFSEFLIEDVKIRDYIKKKLYVSGIGRIEIERAANKVKVNVHTAKPGLVIGKGGTGIEELRKELEALTGKSVLINITEIKVPDANAQLVAENIASQLEKRISFRRAMKQAMSRAMKTGVKGIKTAVSGRLGGAEIARTEHYHEGTIPLQTLRADIDYGFAEADTTYGKLGVKVWIYKGEVLPAVKKEKKAEGGSN, translated from the coding sequence ATGGGCCAGAAGGTAAATCCTCATGGATTAAGGATAGGCATTATAAAAGATTGGGATACAAAATGGTATGCCAATGACAAGAATTTCAGTGAATTTTTAATAGAAGATGTTAAGATAAGGGATTATATAAAGAAAAAACTATACGTTTCTGGTATTGGAAGAATTGAAATCGAAAGAGCTGCAAATAAAGTGAAGGTTAATGTTCATACAGCCAAGCCAGGATTGGTAATTGGAAAAGGCGGTACAGGAATAGAAGAGCTCAGAAAAGAATTGGAAGCCTTAACAGGAAAAAGTGTATTAATTAATATAACTGAGATTAAAGTTCCAGACGCTAACGCCCAACTGGTGGCAGAGAATATTGCTTCTCAGCTCGAAAAGAGAATTTCTTTTAGAAGAGCAATGAAACAGGCAATGTCAAGAGCCATGAAAACAGGAGTAAAAGGTATAAAAACTGCAGTTTCAGGACGTCTTGGCGGAGCTGAAATAGCCCGTACTGAACATTATCATGAAGGTACCATCCCGTTGCAGACTTTGAGAGCTGATATAGATTATGGTTTTGCCGAAGCTGATACAACTTACGGCAAATTAGGAGTTAAAGTTTGGATTTATAAAGGTGAGGTACTCCCTGCTGTCAAGAAGGAAAAAAAGGCGGAAGGAGGAAGTAACTGA
- the rplV gene encoding 50S ribosomal protein L22, whose amino-acid sequence MEKKVRSKEELLKEKDKILEIYNSAHRKSNKPALLTKKERKALGIGKDQGKAILNYARIAPRKVSIVLKLIIGKSLDEAYAILRYTPKAASEILYKLLKSAEANAVNNNELDRDKLYVAEAYANQGPTLKRIRPRAQGRAYRIRKRTSHITVILKERN is encoded by the coding sequence TTGGAGAAGAAAGTAAGATCAAAAGAAGAGCTGCTTAAGGAAAAAGATAAGATTCTTGAGATATATAACTCTGCACATAGAAAAAGTAATAAACCTGCTCTTCTGACCAAAAAGGAAAGAAAAGCACTCGGAATCGGAAAAGATCAGGGGAAAGCAATACTTAATTATGCTCGCATAGCTCCAAGGAAGGTAAGTATTGTTTTAAAATTAATAATTGGTAAGAGCCTGGATGAAGCATATGCAATATTAAGATATACGCCGAAAGCTGCTTCAGAAATTTTATATAAGCTGCTCAAGTCAGCAGAGGCTAATGCTGTAAACAATAATGAGCTTGACAGGGATAAGCTTTATGTTGCAGAGGCTTATGCCAATCAAGGACCAACTTTAAAAAGAATTCGCCCTAGAGCTCAGGGTAGAGCATACAGGATAAGAAAAAGGACAAGTCACATTACCGTAATACTCAAGGAAAGAAATTAG
- the rpsS gene encoding 30S ribosomal protein S19: MSRSLKKGPYVNEKLLKKIEEMNKQNQKKVIKTWSRASTIFPQMVGHTIAVHDGRKHVPVYITEDMVGHKLGEFAPTRTFRGHGHHTERSTALK; this comes from the coding sequence ATGAGCAGATCACTTAAAAAGGGACCTTATGTAAATGAAAAACTTCTTAAAAAGATTGAAGAAATGAATAAACAGAATCAAAAAAAAGTAATTAAGACATGGTCCAGAGCGTCCACTATTTTCCCTCAGATGGTTGGCCATACAATAGCAGTTCATGATGGTAGAAAGCATGTGCCTGTATATATAACTGAAGACATGGTAGGCCATAAACTGGGAGAATTTGCTCCGACAAGAACTTTTAGAGGCCATGGTCACCATACAGAAAGATCAACAGCATTAAAGTAA
- the rplB gene encoding 50S ribosomal protein L2, whose translation MAIKHYNPTTPSRRFMTTLSFEEITKKEPEKSLLEPLKKRGGRNSYGRITVRHKGGGAKQKYRIIDFKRDKDGIEAKVAAIEYDPNRSANIALLHYVDGEKRYILAPVDLKVGDTVVSGKDADIKPGNALPLAYIPVGTNVHNIELKPGKGGQLVRSAGSSAQLMAKEGKYAQLRLPSGEVRMISLECKATIGQVGNIEHENVSIGKAGRKRWMGIRPTVRGVVMNPVDHPHGGGEGKSPIGMPSPVTPWGKPTLGYKTRDKKKKSNRYIIKRRK comes from the coding sequence ATGGCTATAAAACATTATAATCCTACTACCCCATCAAGAAGATTCATGACAACTTTAAGCTTTGAGGAAATAACAAAAAAAGAGCCTGAAAAGTCATTATTGGAACCATTGAAAAAGCGCGGTGGTAGGAATTCATACGGTAGAATAACTGTTCGCCATAAGGGCGGTGGAGCAAAACAAAAATACAGAATTATAGATTTTAAGAGAGATAAAGACGGAATAGAGGCAAAAGTAGCTGCCATAGAATACGATCCAAATAGATCAGCAAACATTGCTTTGTTGCACTATGTAGATGGTGAAAAAAGGTATATTTTGGCTCCTGTAGACCTAAAAGTTGGAGATACTGTAGTATCAGGGAAAGACGCTGACATAAAACCAGGAAATGCATTACCTTTGGCTTATATTCCAGTTGGTACAAACGTTCACAATATTGAATTAAAACCTGGAAAAGGTGGGCAATTAGTTAGGTCTGCCGGAAGCTCTGCACAGTTGATGGCTAAAGAAGGCAAGTATGCACAGTTAAGACTGCCATCAGGCGAGGTAAGAATGATAAGTTTGGAATGTAAGGCTACAATCGGGCAGGTTGGAAATATTGAACATGAGAATGTTTCTATAGGTAAAGCAGGCAGAAAGAGATGGATGGGAATCAGACCAACAGTACGTGGTGTTGTTATGAATCCTGTTGATCACCCTCACGGTGGTGGAGAAGGAAAGTCTCCTATTGGAATGCCCAGTCCTGTTACTCCATGGGGTAAGCCTACTTTGGGTTATAAGACAAGAGATAAAAAGAAGAAATCTAATCGTTATATTATTAAGAGAAGGAAATAA
- the rplW gene encoding 50S ribosomal protein L23, translating into MKRAEDIIIRPHITEKSNSEAADGKYTFIVDVKATKTEIKSAVEELFNVKVLKVNTANYKGKVKRLGVHVGSRPDWKKAVVTIDTDPKAETYLTKGGKEVTINKKYKTSIDEFGFTQ; encoded by the coding sequence ATGAAAAGAGCCGAGGATATTATTATCAGGCCCCATATAACAGAGAAAAGCAACTCTGAGGCTGCTGATGGTAAATACACCTTTATAGTAGATGTAAAAGCTACAAAAACTGAAATTAAATCTGCTGTAGAAGAATTATTTAATGTTAAGGTTTTAAAGGTTAATACAGCAAATTATAAAGGAAAGGTTAAAAGACTTGGAGTTCATGTAGGATCAAGACCGGACTGGAAGAAAGCAGTTGTTACCATTGATACCGATCCTAAAGCTGAAACTTATCTCACCAAAGGTGGAAAAGAAGTTACAATAAATAAGAAATATAAAACAAGTATCGATGAATTTGGATTTACTCAGTAG
- the rplD gene encoding 50S ribosomal protein L4, protein MPKLNLYNINGEVIGDIELSDNVFGVEVNENAIHLAVVNQLANKRQGTHSTKTKSEVRGGGRKPWRQKGTGRARHGSIRSAQWIKGGIVHGPKPRSYRYVLPKKVKRLAMKSALSSKVAENDMLVLDSINFDTIKTKQVVSVLNKLNVNSTALIVLDSKNENVEKSARNISGVKTTLVNTLNVYDILKYDKFIITKDAVSKVEEVYA, encoded by the coding sequence ATGCCTAAACTTAATTTGTATAATATAAACGGTGAAGTAATTGGTGATATAGAACTTAGTGATAATGTTTTTGGCGTAGAAGTAAACGAAAATGCAATCCATCTTGCAGTTGTAAATCAGCTTGCAAATAAAAGACAGGGAACACATTCAACTAAGACTAAAAGTGAAGTCAGAGGTGGAGGCAGAAAGCCCTGGAGACAGAAAGGTACAGGAAGAGCAAGACATGGAAGCATTCGTTCTGCACAATGGATAAAAGGTGGAATAGTGCATGGACCAAAACCAAGAAGTTACAGATATGTGCTTCCCAAAAAGGTTAAGAGACTTGCTATGAAGTCAGCTTTGTCATCAAAGGTGGCAGAAAATGATATGCTGGTTCTTGATAGTATAAATTTTGATACTATAAAGACAAAGCAGGTTGTATCAGTTCTTAACAAATTAAATGTAAATTCTACTGCTTTGATAGTATTAGATTCGAAAAACGAAAATGTAGAAAAGTCTGCAAGAAATATTAGCGGAGTTAAAACAACATTAGTTAATACACTGAATGTTTATGATATTTTAAAGTATGATAAGTTTATAATAACTAAAGATGCCGTATCAAAAGTTGAGGAGGTGTATGCGTAA
- the rplC gene encoding 50S ribosomal protein L3 gives MNKFILGKKIGMTQIFDENGLSIPVTVIEAGPCTVVQKKTVETDGYTSVRVGFGDVPEKRLNKPEKGIFLKIKTAPKKYLREFRVDDISKYEVGQEIKVNDMFQAGDKVDVTGISKGKGFQGVIKRHGYSRGKETHGSMYHRRVGSLGAGTNPARVFKGRNLPGHMGREKVTVQNLEVVRVDGERNVLLVKGAVPGPKGGLISIRSSVKAVK, from the coding sequence TTGAACAAGTTTATTCTAGGTAAAAAGATTGGAATGACCCAGATATTTGATGAGAACGGTTTATCTATTCCAGTAACTGTAATAGAAGCAGGACCTTGTACAGTTGTACAGAAGAAAACAGTAGAAACTGATGGGTATACATCAGTAAGAGTAGGTTTCGGAGATGTACCGGAAAAGAGATTGAACAAACCAGAAAAAGGTATTTTCCTTAAAATAAAGACCGCTCCTAAAAAGTATTTAAGAGAATTTAGAGTGGATGACATATCTAAGTATGAAGTTGGACAAGAAATAAAAGTTAATGATATGTTCCAGGCAGGAGATAAAGTTGATGTAACCGGAATTTCCAAAGGAAAAGGATTCCAGGGTGTTATAAAAAGACATGGATACTCAAGAGGAAAAGAAACACACGGTTCCATGTACCATAGAAGGGTTGGTTCTTTAGGTGCAGGTACAAACCCCGCGAGAGTATTCAAGGGAAGAAATCTTCCTGGTCATATGGGCCGTGAGAAGGTTACAGTGCAGAATCTTGAAGTAGTAAGGGTAGATGGAGAAAGAAACGTATTGCTGGTTAAAGGAGCAGTTCCGGGTCCCAAAGGCGGATTAATCTCTATTAGAAGTTCGGTTAAAGCCGTGAAATAG
- the rpsJ gene encoding 30S ribosomal protein S10: protein MANKQNIRIKLKAFDHQILDQSAEKIVDTAKRTGAKVSGPVPLPTEKEIITILRAPHKYKDSREQFEMRTHKRLIDILLPTPKTVDALMRLDLPAGVDIEIKL, encoded by the coding sequence ATGGCAAATAAGCAGAATATTAGAATCAAGTTGAAGGCTTTTGATCACCAGATCCTTGACCAATCTGCTGAAAAGATAGTTGATACAGCAAAAAGGACTGGTGCTAAGGTGTCTGGACCAGTGCCACTGCCGACAGAAAAAGAAATTATAACTATACTGAGGGCTCCCCATAAATATAAGGATTCCCGTGAGCAGTTTGAAATGAGGACACATAAAAGGTTAATAGATATATTGCTGCCAACGCCTAAGACTGTTGATGCACTAATGAGGTTAGATTTGCCCGCAGGTGTGGATATTGAGATTAAACTTTAG
- a CDS encoding ABC transporter ATP-binding protein — protein MKSGFHYDNKAAKPKKTYLMLRIWKYLYHYKWQLLMALILSVSSNLLALLGPILSGYAIDAIQPGKGAVEFPVVYRYCALMLLFYIVSAIMSYFLSITMIKLSRSVVYKMRKDIFERLASLPVSFFDRHQTGDIISIISYDIDTINASLSSDLLQVFTSVITITGSLIAMFSISPKLVLVFAVTVPVSVLITKYITKKVRPLYRARSVKLGKLNGFIEEMTSGKKTIMAYFREKVIIGRFDAENTEAMDAYFKAEYYGSMTGPCMNFINNLSLALVSIFGAILYMRGSLSLGNISSFVLYSRKFSGPINEFANIIGELQSAFSAAERVFRLMDELPEKEDEKDAHVLTDVSGNVSIDNVSFGYDPGKTILHNLCLYAPKGSVVAIVGPTGAGKTTIINLLMRFYDADTGTISIDGYDIKQVTRSSLRRAYTMVLQDTWLFHGTIFENISYGKENVTPEEVVNAAKAAKIHNYIMSLPEGYNTILSDNGINISKGQKQLLTIARAMMLDSKMLILDEATSNVDTQTERRIQDAMLKLMKHRTCFVIAHRLSTIKNADIILVVRDGNVVEQGTHNELLSRRGFYYQLYHSQHEEGVV, from the coding sequence ATGAAAAGTGGTTTTCATTATGATAATAAAGCTGCTAAACCAAAAAAGACTTATCTGATGCTAAGAATTTGGAAGTATCTTTATCATTATAAATGGCAGCTTCTAATGGCGCTTATACTGTCTGTTTCAAGTAATTTACTTGCTTTGCTGGGGCCAATCCTGTCAGGCTATGCAATAGATGCAATCCAGCCAGGTAAAGGGGCTGTTGAATTTCCGGTTGTATACCGCTATTGTGCGCTCATGCTGTTGTTTTATATTGTTTCTGCAATTATGAGTTATTTTCTTTCTATTACAATGATTAAGCTCAGCCGCAGTGTTGTTTACAAAATGCGCAAAGATATTTTTGAAAGGCTTGCATCATTACCTGTTAGCTTTTTTGACCGTCATCAAACCGGGGATATTATAAGCATAATCTCATATGATATTGATACCATCAATGCTTCGCTATCCAGTGACCTATTGCAGGTCTTCACAAGTGTAATCACGATTACCGGATCATTAATTGCGATGTTTTCCATTTCTCCAAAGCTAGTTCTGGTATTTGCTGTAACAGTGCCGGTTTCTGTCCTTATCACAAAATATATAACAAAAAAAGTCCGCCCACTCTACCGTGCCCGTTCTGTTAAGCTTGGGAAACTCAATGGATTCATTGAGGAAATGACAAGCGGAAAAAAGACGATAATGGCGTATTTCCGGGAAAAAGTAATTATCGGTCGTTTTGACGCTGAAAATACGGAGGCGATGGACGCGTATTTCAAAGCTGAATACTACGGCAGCATGACAGGACCATGTATGAATTTTATAAATAACCTTTCTTTAGCTCTGGTCAGCATTTTCGGTGCCATATTATATATGAGAGGCAGCCTTTCCCTAGGGAATATCTCCTCTTTTGTCCTGTACTCACGAAAATTTTCAGGTCCAATCAATGAGTTTGCTAACATTATCGGGGAATTGCAGTCTGCTTTCTCTGCAGCTGAACGTGTTTTCAGGCTGATGGACGAACTTCCCGAGAAGGAGGATGAGAAGGATGCTCACGTGCTGACCGACGTTTCCGGAAATGTAAGTATTGATAACGTTTCTTTTGGATATGATCCTGGAAAGACCATACTTCATAATCTCTGCCTTTATGCCCCCAAAGGTTCTGTTGTCGCAATTGTTGGTCCGACGGGCGCTGGTAAAACTACAATAATCAATTTACTTATGCGGTTTTATGATGCAGATACCGGTACAATTTCAATAGACGGCTATGATATCAAGCAAGTCACACGAAGCAGCCTGCGCCGTGCCTACACCATGGTTTTACAGGATACATGGCTTTTTCATGGCACAATTTTTGAGAACATTTCTTACGGGAAAGAAAATGTTACTCCGGAAGAAGTAGTTAATGCCGCCAAGGCAGCAAAAATACATAATTATATAATGTCATTGCCAGAGGGATACAATACGATATTAAGTGACAATGGCATAAATATTTCTAAGGGGCAGAAACAGCTTCTGACTATTGCCCGGGCTATGATGCTTGACTCAAAGATGCTTATTTTGGATGAAGCAACTTCTAACGTTGATACCCAGACTGAACGGCGCATTCAGGATGCAATGCTCAAGCTTATGAAACACCGTACATGTTTTGTTATTGCCCATCGTTTGTCAACCATTAAAAATGCAGATATAATCCTGGTGGTCAGGGATGGAAATGTTGTTGAGCAGGGGACGCATAATGAACTGTTAAGCCGCCGTGGATTCTACTATCAACTATATCATTCGCAGCATGAGGAAGGAGTTGTGTAG
- a CDS encoding ABC transporter ATP-binding protein, with amino-acid sequence MKKVLAYIKPYLFVMYIQFLIKFTGTVMDLLLPWLLSYIIDDVVPLKDITLVYYYGALMVICAVIAVILNIVANRMATKTARNVSQKLRHDLFAKVLYLSSRQTDEFTMPSLISRLTSDTYNLHQMIDRMQRLGIRAPILLIGGIIVTLTLEPVLTLVLVSIIPLLALIVVYVSRNGIKLYNETQASLDKMVRKVQENMTGIRVIKALSKTEYEKRKFDNINTEVTEKDQKASVLMALTNPVMNLLLNIGLTLVIVVGAYRVNEGISQPGKIIAFLSYFTIILNALMMVTRLFVMYSKGVASAERIEKVLNAPQEMEISTGENISIQKSLDSPYHIEFKNVSFSYNKVKNNLTDVSFALRRGETLGIIGETGSGKSTVLNLLLRFYDVDSGQILIDGIDIRSIPVGILRTKFGVVFQNDFLYADTIRENIDFGRSLSDEQIKAAAGFAQAGFIQEKEDGFEYKLTVKGTNLSGGQKQRLLIARALAADPEILLLDDASSALDYMTDAALRKSLRHNFKNTTSIIITQRISSIMNAEKIIMLEDGAVIGSGTHEELLKTCESYREIYHTQMGDIS; translated from the coding sequence AAGGATATTACCCTTGTATATTATTATGGCGCACTCATGGTTATATGCGCTGTCATTGCGGTTATATTAAATATTGTGGCAAACCGCATGGCTACTAAAACAGCACGTAATGTCTCGCAAAAGCTTCGGCATGATTTGTTCGCCAAAGTATTATATTTATCAAGCCGCCAGACCGACGAGTTTACTATGCCCTCCCTAATCTCAAGGCTTACTTCGGACACGTATAACTTACATCAAATGATTGACCGTATGCAAAGACTCGGAATACGTGCCCCTATTCTTTTAATTGGAGGTATAATAGTTACTTTGACACTGGAGCCTGTTCTGACTTTGGTTCTTGTCTCTATAATACCTTTACTTGCCCTTATTGTTGTTTATGTTTCGCGGAATGGAATTAAGCTATATAACGAAACCCAGGCATCATTGGATAAGATGGTCCGCAAGGTACAGGAAAACATGACGGGAATTAGAGTGATTAAAGCACTTTCAAAAACCGAATATGAAAAAAGAAAATTTGATAATATTAACACCGAAGTAACTGAGAAAGATCAGAAAGCTAGTGTTTTAATGGCTCTTACCAATCCGGTAATGAACCTTCTTCTCAACATAGGACTTACACTTGTTATCGTAGTTGGAGCTTACCGCGTGAATGAGGGAATATCGCAGCCAGGCAAAATAATTGCTTTTCTAAGCTATTTTACGATTATTCTTAACGCCTTAATGATGGTTACCCGCTTATTCGTTATGTATTCGAAGGGCGTTGCCAGCGCCGAACGTATCGAGAAGGTACTTAATGCACCACAGGAAATGGAAATTTCAACGGGTGAAAATATATCCATTCAAAAAAGTCTTGATAGTCCTTATCATATAGAATTCAAAAATGTCAGCTTTTCCTACAACAAAGTGAAGAACAATCTGACAGATGTTAGTTTTGCACTAAGAAGGGGAGAAACTCTTGGAATTATAGGTGAAACAGGGAGCGGAAAATCCACAGTGCTCAACCTGTTATTGCGCTTTTATGATGTTGACTCAGGCCAGATATTAATTGATGGAATAGATATCAGGTCAATTCCTGTAGGCATCCTGCGGACCAAGTTTGGTGTTGTTTTTCAAAATGATTTTCTTTATGCCGATACAATCCGTGAAAACATTGACTTCGGACGTTCCTTGAGTGATGAGCAAATTAAAGCAGCAGCCGGCTTCGCACAAGCAGGATTTATACAAGAGAAAGAAGACGGATTCGAATATAAGCTGACTGTAAAGGGTACGAACTTAAGCGGAGGGCAGAAACAGCGTTTGCTGATTGCGCGTGCCCTGGCTGCGGATCCTGAAATCCTCCTTCTTGATGACGCCTCGAGTGCGCTGGACTATATGACTGATGCAGCACTTCGTAAATCACTTCGCCATAATTTTAAGAATACGACTTCCATAATAATTACTCAACGCATCAGTTCCATTATGAATGCAGAAAAGATCATTATGCTTGAAGATGGTGCTGTTATAGGAAGTGGTACTCATGAAGAATTGCTGAAAACATGTGAAAGCTACCGGGAGATTTACCATACTCAAATGGGTGATATCTCCTAA